From Micromonospora echinospora:
GCGTCCACTGTCCAGCCGCCGCCGCCGAGGTCGAAGTGGTTGCAGATCCGCCCGGCGATGGTGTTGGAGAGGCCACCGGCGAGCGTGTCCTCGTCGATCGGCGGGAACGGGCTCTTGTACCGCTCCTCGGTCACCGCCAGGAACTCCGCGATCCGCCGGTCGGGCCACCCCTGCTCCTGCAACCCGGCGGCCAGTACCCGGCGCACGTACGGCCAGCGCAGCCGCAGCACGTTGGCGCGGGAGAACTCGCCGGTGAGGGTGTTGCCGACCACCACGGCGGTACGTTCCCGGGGCAGTCCGGCGCCGTCCGGCCAGCCGGCGTCGGCGAGCGCCTCGCCGGCCACGTCCAGCGCCAGCCAGTGGGTGAGGTCGGTGGAACGGTAGGTGCTGCCGGCGATCCGGTGGCGGATCCGGTCGAACGTGTACCCCTCGATGACGGCGGCGTGCCGGTTGTAGAACCGGTCCGGGGCGGCCGGGTCGGCGTCCCAGTAGTCCTCCAGGCTCATCCGCTCCGGCGGCAGCCGGCGGAACGCGCGGCGTCCGCTGAGGGCGTTGCGCCACAGGTCGGCCACCGAATCGGCTTCCGGGTAGCGGCAGCTCATGCCGACGACCGCGATTCTGCTCATGTCGTCACTCCTGGGGTTGTGCGATTCGCGGATCAGGCGGGCACGGGCCGCTTGCCGTTATCCGCGGAGACGGGACCGGCGGTGGCCGGTGTCCCGGGCGTTGCGGGCGAGACGGGGTGGTCCTGCTCGCGAAGCCGCTGCTCGCGACGCGAGGCGTGCAGCGACCAGAGGTAGACGCCGCGGACCAGGCAGACGATCGCGGTGGCGAAGAAGAGCCCGTACGTCACCGAGGCGCCGGTCAGCACGCCGTACACCAGCGCCACGCCGCCGCCGAACGCGAACTGGGCGGCGGGCCGGCTCGGTGTGGTGCCCGGGTCGGTGATCATGTAGTTGGTGAACAGGACGAACGCGGTGCCGGTCATGGTGGCCAGCGCGGCCGCGATCGAGGTGTCCAGCACCAGGCCCCGGACCACGGACTGCACCACGAAGATCGACAGCCAGCCGGCGATCAGCCACATCCGGCGGGTGAGCTTCGCGTTGAGCAACGTGCCCAGGACGAGGATCACCGCCACGATCGCCCAGTCGGCGGGACCGGAGAGGTTCTCGGTGAAGTGGTACGGCGGCGCGATGGAGACCCACGGGAACAGCAGAAGCACGATCGCGATGCCGAAGTTCGACGGGTTCATGAAGTGCCGCAGCCGCCCGTTGACCGGCGCCCGCAGAAGCCACTTGCCGCTGATCGCCACCAGCACGCCGAAGAGCATCACCAGCAGCCGGTCGTTGGTGTAGAGCAGCATGTTCACCGCCAGCGCGGTGATGTGCGCGGGGAAGAGGAACTCGACCAGGTTGCGTACGCCGCCGGCGTACCGGGGGGCGCGGCCCTCGCCCCGCGCGCCCACCGCCTCCAGCAGCAGCTCGGCGGCGTACGCGGTGAGCACGGCGTACACCGGCCAGAGCGCGGGCTGTTCGAAGCCGAGGACCGTGTAGCCGAGGATGTTGAGGACGCTGATCGAGATCGCGAAGCGGCGCAGCGCGGTCACTCGCGGGTCGCGTGGCTTCGTCATGAACTCGCCTCCTGTGCCTGGGTGCCGAGGGTGAGCGCGTGCCGGCCGGGGGTGAGCGTCACCGTCTGCGCGCGGGGCGCGCCGGTGCGGTCCCGCCAGGCCAGGTCGACCTGGACCGGCCCGGTGACGTCACCGAGGCCGATGTGCACCTCGAAGCTGCGCCGGCCGGAGTGGCCGCTGCCGCCGTCGACCCGGCCGCGCAGCACGCGGCCGTCGGGGGTGCGGACGGTGACGTCCGCGCCGATCACCGGGGAGCCGGTGACGGCGTCGCCGGTCGGCGGCCGGTTCAGCTTCAGGGACAGCTGCGACCCGGTGCCGGGGCTGTCGTTGCGGTAGAACACCGGCGCGTCCCACTGCCGGGCCACCGCCATGTCCAGCCGGCCGTCGCCGTCGGCGTCGCCGAGCGCGATGCCCCGGGTCGGGATCGGCACGGCCAGGCCGAGGTGGCCGGCGATGTCGGCGTAGCCGCCGCCGGGCATCTGGGCGTGCAGGCGCAGCGGCTGGCCGCCGGCGATGTCGTCGCCCTCCCGGACCCGTGGCCACGACGAGGTGTGCTCCAGCAGCGTGTCGTTGGCGGTGGCCAGCTCCTGCAGCTGCGCCCACCGGTTCACCTCGCCCTTGACGAAGCCGCTGGTCTGCACGATGTCGGCCCGGCCGCGGTTGGTCAGGTCGGCGATCTTGACGTCCCAGCTCCAGCCGCTCCAGGCGAGGTTGAGCGGGGCGCTGCGGTCGACGAACGGCGCCCGGCCGTCGGCGAGCCGCTGCCGCAGGTCGTCGGTGTCCCGGGCCTGGTTGACGAAGGCGAAGTTGCTCTCCTGGATGCCGAACGAGGTGGTGATGTTGCCGACGTACATGTCGTAGAGGCCGTCGCCGTTCAGGTCGCCGACGTCCACGCCCATGCCCTTGAAGGAGTCGTGCCCGAGGATCTTCGACTTGGGCACGGTGAGCCGGCTGCCCTCGCCCTCGACGAGGGCCAGCCGCACCCGGCCCGGCGTGGAGCGGTTGTGCAGCAGCCGGTCGGGGCCGAAGTCGTTCGCCACGTACAGCTCGGGCAGCAGGTCGCCGTCGAGGTCGGTGGCGGTCGACGCGAGTGACCAGCCACGGGAGACGTCGTCGTCGAAGAGGTCCGGCACGTCGGCGAAGGTGACGGTGCCGGCGGTCGCGCCGGTCCAGCGCAGGATGTGGTCGCGCCCGCCGTTGTACGCGGCGGACATGGACCGGTTCATCGCCACGCCGCCGCTGACCGTGTGGTCGAGCACCGGGCCGTCGGGGAAGTAGTTGCCGACGTAGACGTCCTCGTGACCGTCGCCGTCGAAGTCCGCCACGCTCACCGTGTTGGTGTTCCACCGCGGGCCGGTGTATCCGCCGTCGGTGGCGGCGGGCCGGGGAACCAGCTCGACCGGCTGGAACGCCGCCGCGGACAGGCCGGTGGCGTCCGGGCGGGCCAGGAAGATCACCGGTGTCCGGCCCCACCAGTAGACCAGCAGGTCGGTACGGCCGTCCTCGTTGAAGTCGCCGGGCGCGCACCCCATCGGCGCCATGTGCGGCCCCATCGGCAGCGGCGCCGGGTCGAGCACGAACGGCTCGTACCGCTCCTGGCGGGCCCCGGGCGTCGGGGTGACCACCACCCGGTCGATCCGCACGTCGGTGACGCACAGGTCGTTGGCCAGGCCGTCGCCGTCGATGTCGTTCATGGCGACCCCGGCGCCCACCGAGGAGATCCACGCGTCGATGTGTGTGTACTCCTTGTTGACCCGGCGGATGCTCTGCTGCGGCAGGCCACCCGGGATCGCGATGGACAGCGCTGTGAACCGGTAGCCCGCGGCCACCCGTCGCCGTTCGTCGTCGGTAGCAGTGGCCGGCTTGGCGATCAGGAACAGGACGACGATCAGCAGCAGGGCGGTCAGCCCGGCGAGATGACGTCGGCCCCAACCCAGGATCATGGACACCCGGTCAGCACCTCCCCAGCAGAACGAGATGGTCGGCGATCCGCTGACGCCACACCGCGAAGGCGGGCAGCGACGCCGAGTCGGTCAGATCGGTCAGTGCGGCATCGGTGATCGCGGCGGCCTGCTCGATGCTGGTGACGCAGAACGCGCCGACCGCGACAGCGGTGTGCGTCGGCACGTGCCCGGCGCGCATCCGGGCCTTGGCCGCGAACGCGCTGCCCTGGCCGAGCGCCGCCCGGTGCTCGCCGGCCGCCTCGCGGAGCGTTCGCAGTTCCGTCAGATCGGCCCCGCCGGCGTAGCTGGCGGCCAGGCCGACCCCGCTCCACAGGTCGGAGTGCCGGTCGGTGGGGAATCGGCCGAGCAGCCGGATCAGCTCGGCCGGGTCGGCGCCGGCGACGAACCACAGCGCCCGGCCGATGCCCTGGTCCACCGCGTGCGGCGCGTAGTGCCGCAGCTCCGCCGGCCAGATGTGCCCCGGGTCGCGGTGCCGTTCGTGGACGTACCGGCCGGTGTGGAAGTAGGCCTGGTGGAAGCCGTAGCCGTCGAGGGCGAGCCAGCGCAGCAGCGGGTCGGGCGGAAGGATCGCCGGCCAGCGCCAGCGGGGCAGCCGGGCCATGGCCCAGCCGGCGCCCACGTGCGCCATGTAGACGTGCGCGGCCCCGCGCCCGGCCAGGAACCGGGCCATGCCCCGGCCGCCGCCGGGGCGAAGGCCGTCCATCAGGGCGTACGCCATCGCGGCGCCCTCGTAGGCGAAGCCGCGCAGCGGCGCCGGCCGGCGTTCCAGTAGCTCCTCGGCGGCCCGGGGCGAGGGCGCCCCGGCGGCGTCACCGAAGCCGCCTATGAAACTCAGCCCGGCACTTTCCAGGGCCTGCCGCGCAGCGTCGTTCTTGACATGGAAGCCGCGTACGTCGAACAACGCCTCGCGCTTATCCGGAGTCAGGATTCGTTGTCGCAGTGCCAACAATATTCGGGCCATGGCAAGTCCAATTCGCCGTGGGTGTACGCATGCGGATCCTGCCCGCCTGCGGAGAAGTCCTTCGATTGGCGTGCCCGCTCTGGCCAATACTTGCGGAACGCCTCGGGGACTGTCTTCTCGCAGGTTGCTGTGTTGCCTCCGGCGGCCGGCGGCGCCGGTTCGGCGGGCGGGTGAGGGCCGGGTGCGCGCAGGCCGGGAAGCCGGTTCCACACCCGGTCCGGCCAGGACGTATCGACAGCCTCCGAGGGCCCCGGAGCTGCCGAAGCGCGGCCAATCAAGACTCGTTCAAGAGCCGCACAGCAGTATTGGTCACGGTTTCCGCGTAGCGATGGAGGGGCCATGGGGCAGTTTTCAGGTGCCGACTGCAAGGAACATGACGGCCGGCTGGCCGCCATTATCCGGGTGATTGAGCACATGAAAAGAGAACTCGGCAGGCCGTTGCCGCTGGAAACGCTGGCACGCCTCGCCCCGTTCAGCCCCTTCTATTTTCATCGAGTGTTCAAGCAGGCCACCTCGATGACGCCGGCACGTTTTCTGGCGGCCCTGCGGATGGCCGAGGCGCGCCGGCTGCTGCTGCGTTCCTCGCTCACCGTGACGGCGATCAGCGCCCAGGTCGGGTACTCCAGCGTCGGCACGTTCACCACCCAGTTCCGGCGCTGGGTGAGCCTGCCGCCGGAGCGGTTCCGCCAGCTCGCCCGGCAGTTGGCGGGCGTGTCGGTGGCGGCGCTGCTGCCGGTGATCCGGGGCCGCGCGATCGTCGCCGGCCAGGGGCCCCGGGCGCTGATGCACCTCGACACAGTGGACCTGCCGGGACTGCTGCTCGCCGCGGTGGCGCCGCACGACGGGGGGCGCAACGAATGGTGGACGGCCGCGCCGCGCCCACTGCCGGCCGCGCTGCCCGCCACCGTGCCGCCGGGCGAGCACCGCGCCCGCGTCGTGCTGCTGCGCCCGGACCGGGACGCCACCTCGGCGCTCGTCGACGGCGCGCCGGACAGCTTCCTGATCGGCGACGCGGACCTGCTGATACCGGCCGAGCCGGGCGACGCCCGGCGCGCCGCGCGGCCCACGCTCACGGTGCCGGTGCGGCAGGTGCGGGTCACCGATCCGCCGTTGCTCTCGGCCACGCCGCTGCGCTGGCTGCTGGGCGTGTCGCAGGCCGGCTGGCGGGGGCGGGCGCCGGTGACGGCTGAGCGGCGCGCGCTCCGAACCGCCTGATGCCCGCGTCGTGGGCCGGGCCGTCCCCGAAGATCGAACTGCACGTCCACTTCGAGGGGACGGTACGGCCGGAAACGCTGCTGGTCATCGCCCGGCGCAACGGGGAGCGGCTGCCCGCGGAGACGGTCGAGGGTCTGCGTCCGCTCTACGAGTTCACCGACTTCGCCCACTTCGTCCGGACCTGGGTGCTCACCACCAACTGCCTGCGGACGGCCGACGACTTCCGGCGCATCGTGGTGGCGTACGCCGTCGAGGCGGCCGCGCACGGCGCTGTCTACCTGGAGGGCATCTTCTCGCCGGCGGAGCGGGTGCGCCGGGGCGTCTGCTGGACGGACATCTTCGAGGGGTACGCCGACGGCGCGGCCGAGGCGTACGAGCGGCACGGCGTACGGGTGTTGTTGACGCCCGACGTGGACCGCGAACTGGCGCCGGCCGACGCCGAGGAGTGCGCCCGCCAGGCCGTGCGGTACCGGGACCGGGGCGTGGTCGGGTTCGGCCTGGGCGGGCCGGAGCTGGCCGCGCCGGCGAAGGCGTTCGCCCGGGCGGTGGCGATCGCCCGCGACGGCGGTCTGGCCTTCGTCCCGCACGGCGGTGAGGCGGGCGGCCCGGATTCGGTGCGCGAGCTGCTGGAGCTGGCTCCGGCCCGGATCCGGCACGGCATCCGGGCCGCCGAGGACGACGACCTGCTCGCCGAGCTGCGGGACCGGGGTGTGGTGCTGGACGTGTGCCCCACGTCGAACCTGCGGACCCGGGTGGTGGAGTCCGAGGCCGCGCACCCGTTGCCCCGTCTCGTCGCGGCCGGTCTGCGCTGCTCGGTCGGCACCGACGACCCGGCGATGTTCGGTACCGACCTGGGCCGTGAGCACGAGCTGGCGGCGCGTCTCGGGCTCGGGCCCGAGCAGGCGTACGCCGCCGGGGTGGCCGGGGCGCTCTGCGACGACGCGACGCGTGATCATCTGGCGGCGGTGGGCCGGCGGGCCTACGGCTGACTCGTCGGCACCGGCTTGCCGGCCCGGAAGACGAGTGTGGACGTGTCGGTGTTGTCGGGGTCGCCTTCGCAGTCCACGACGACGATCTGACCCGGGGTCAGCTCGTTGAACAGGATCCGTTCGGACAGGTTGTCTTCGATGTCGCGTTGGATGGTGCGGCGCAGGGGCCGTGCGCCGAGGACGGGGTCGAAGCCCTTGAGGGCGAGGTACTTCTTGGCGTTGTCGGTCAGTTCGAGGCCCATGTCCTTGTTGCGCAGCTGGGTTTCGATGCGCTGGATCATGATGTCGACGATCGACAGGATTTCCTGCTGGCGCAGCTGGTGGAAGACGATGGTGTCGTCGATGCGGTTGAGGAACTCGGGCCGGAAGTGCTGCTTGAGTTCGTCGTTGACTTTCTGCTTCATCCGGTCGTAGTTCGACTCGGAGTCCTCCGACGCCTGGAAACCCAGCGACACGGCTTTGGCGACGTCGCGGGTGCCGAGGTTGGTGGTCAGGATGATGACGGTGTTCTTGAAGTCCACGATCCGGCCCTGACCGTCGGTGAGACGGCCGTCTTCCAGGATCTGCAGGAGCGTGTTGAACACGTCCGGGTGAGCTTTTTCGATCTCGTCGAACAACACCACGGAGAACGGCCGGCGACGGACCTTCTCGGTCAGCTGCCCACCCTCGTCATACCCGACATACCCGGGCGGGGCGCCGACGAGCCGGGACACGGTGTACCGGTCGTGGAACTCCGACATGTCGAGCTGGATGAGGGCGTCCTCGCTGCCGAAGAGGAACTCGGCGAGCGCCTTGGACAGCTCGGTCTTACCGACACCGGACGGGCCGGCGAAGATGAACGAGCCGGACGGCCGCTTCGGGTCCTTCAACCCTGCGCGGGTACGGCGGATCGCCTTCGACACGGCCTTGACGGCGTCTTCCTGACCGATGACGCGCTTGTGCAGCTCGTCTTCCATACGCAGCAGCCGGGAGGTTTCCTCCTCGGTCAGCTTGTACACCGGGATGCCGGTCCAGTTACCGAGGACCTCGGCGATCTGCTCGTCATCAACCTCGGACACGACGTCGAGGTCGCCGGCCTTCCACTCCTTCTCCCGCTGCGCCTTCTGACCCAGCAGCTGCTTCTCGGTGTCGCGCAGCTGCGCGGCCCGCTCGAAGTCCTGCGCGTCGATCGCGGACTCCTTGTCCCGACGCACCTGCGCGATGCGCTCGTCGAAGTCCCGCAGGTCCGGCGGCGCGGTCATCCGACGGATCCGCATCCGCGCACCCGCCTCGTCGATCAGGTCGATCGCCTTGTCCGGCAGGAACCGATCCGAGATGTACCGATCCGCCAGCGTCGCGGCGGCGACCAGGGCGGCGTCGGTGATCGACACCCGGTGGTGCGCCTCGTAGCGGTCCCGCAGGCCCTTCAAAATCTCGATGGTGTGCGCCAGGGACGGCTCACCCACCTGGATCGGCTGGAAACGACGCTCCAGAGCGGCGTCCTTCTCCAAATGCTTGCGGTACTCATCCAGCGTGGTGGCGCCGATGGTCTGCAGCTCACCACGAGCCAGCATCGGCTTCAAAATGCTCGCCGCGTCGATCGCACCCTCGGCCGCGCCCGCGCCGACGAGGGTGTGGATCTCGTCGATGAACAAGATGATGTCGCCGCGGGTGCGGATCTCCTTGAGGACCTTCTTCAGACGCTCCTCGAAATCACCCCGATAGCGCGAACCCGCCACCAGAGCACCGAGGTCCAGGGTGTAGAGCTGCTTGTCCTTCAGCGTCTCCGGCACCTCGCCCTTGATGATCTTCTGGGACAGGCCCTCCACCACGGCGGTCTTGCCGACGCCGGGCTCACCGATCAGCACCGGGTTGTTCTTGGTGCGGCGGGACAGCACCTGCATGACCCGCTCGATCTCCTTCTCGCGCCCGATCACCGGGTCGAGCTTGCCCTCCCGGGCGGCCTGGGTCAGGTTCCGGCCGAACTGGTCCAACACCAGGCTGGTCGACGGCGCGGCCTCACCCGGCGCGGCACCCGCCGCGGCCGGCTCCTTGCCCTGATAGCCCGACAGCAGCTGGATGACCTGCTGGCGGACCCGGTTCAGGTCGGCGCCCAGCTTCACCAGGACCTGGGCGGCGACGCCCTCGCCCTCGCGGATCAGGCCCAGCAGGATGTGCTCCGTGCCGATGTAGTTGTGGCCGAGCTGCAACGCCTCGCGCAGCGACAGCTCCAGCACCTTCTTGGCCCGCGGCGTGAACGGGATGTGCCCGCTCGGCGCCTGCTGACCCTGACCGATGATCTCCTCGACCTGCTGACGCACGCCCTCCAGGGAGATGCCGAGGCTCTCCAGGGCCTTCGCCGCGACACCCTCACCCTCATGGATCAGGCCCAACAGGATGTGTTCCGTACCGATGTAGTTGTGGTTGAGCATCCGGGCCTCTTCTTGGGCCAGGACGACAACCCGTCGCGCTCGGTCGGTGAACCGCTCGAACATGCCCTCGTGCTCCTCACGTGAGTCATCCGGCCACAGGAATACTAAGATTTCATATAGCGTTTTGTCTATCGTGAGGGAGCGGCGCGGGCATCCCGGCGGGCGGCATCCCTTTCGGCGTGCGACTTCGTCGGGGCTGGATCGCGCCATCGGGCACGAACCGCAACTTCCATCAATAGCTTCGCCATATGAAAAAGAACTCTCGGCTGCCGGTGCTCCGCCCGGCGGTCTTTACGCACGTCCCAGGCGGTGATCACGCTGCTCGGGCGGGCCGGCGACCTGGCCTGCCGAGTTTCCTGAGTAATAGCTGAGTGTGGCAACGTGGTAACCGGATGTGCCAGTCTCGGGCTCACGCTGAGCCTGGGGGGATAGATGACGGAGACTCGCGCCTGTTACCGGGTCGACCTGTTGGGTCCGCTGCACGTGCGGCGGAAAGGGCATCGATTGGAGCCTGGCCCGGCCAAGCAGCGGGCGATCCTCTCCCTTCTGGCGCTACGCCTCGGCGACAGCGTCCCGGTGAGCGAGGTGGAGGAGGCGGTCTGGGGCGGCGTGGTCCCGCCGAGCGCCCGGTCGCTCGTGCACACGTACGTGGCCCGGCTGCGCCAGGTCCTCGAACCGGAGCATCCGCCACGGCGCCGGGTGCGGGTCATCGCCTCGACCGTCTCCGGGTACTCGCTGCGCGCCGAGACCGTCGAGACGGACGTCGCCCGGTTCCGGCGGTACGCCGCCGAGGCCGAGAAGCGGATCGGTGAGGGCTGCCGCGAGGAGGCGTTCCACCTGCTCGGGAAGGCGCTGGACCTGTGGCGCAGCTCGACCCTCGGTGAGTTGCGCTCGCTGCTGCACGACAACATCGAGGTGGAGGCCCTGGGCGCGGCCTGGGTGGCGACCTCGCACAGCTACGTCGGTCTGGGGCTGCGGCTGGGACGCGCCGCGGCGGTGCTCGACATCGCCACCCGGCTGGCCCGGCTGGAACCCCTGCACGAGGCGATCCAGGCCGACTACCTGGCCGTGCTGGGCAGCAGCGGGCACCGGACCGTGGCCCTGCACCGGTACGCCGACATCACCGAGCGGCTCCGGACCGAACTCGGCGTCGACCCGGGGGAGGAGTTGCGGGCGGTGCACCGGGCGCTGGTGCGTCCGGCCGGCCGGCCGCCGGTGCCCCGGCCGGCGCCGGCGGTTCCCGCCGCGCGGCGCAGGCCCGGCTGCGGACCCATCTCCGGGCCGCTGCACTGGCGGGCCGGCGACATCGCCGAGCTGGCGGCCCTGCTGGCGAAGCACCGTGCGGTGACTGTCACCGGCGCGCCCGGCTGCGGC
This genomic window contains:
- a CDS encoding ATP-dependent Clp protease ATP-binding subunit, whose translation is MFERFTDRARRVVVLAQEEARMLNHNYIGTEHILLGLIHEGEGVAAKALESLGISLEGVRQQVEEIIGQGQQAPSGHIPFTPRAKKVLELSLREALQLGHNYIGTEHILLGLIREGEGVAAQVLVKLGADLNRVRQQVIQLLSGYQGKEPAAAGAAPGEAAPSTSLVLDQFGRNLTQAAREGKLDPVIGREKEIERVMQVLSRRTKNNPVLIGEPGVGKTAVVEGLSQKIIKGEVPETLKDKQLYTLDLGALVAGSRYRGDFEERLKKVLKEIRTRGDIILFIDEIHTLVGAGAAEGAIDAASILKPMLARGELQTIGATTLDEYRKHLEKDAALERRFQPIQVGEPSLAHTIEILKGLRDRYEAHHRVSITDAALVAAATLADRYISDRFLPDKAIDLIDEAGARMRIRRMTAPPDLRDFDERIAQVRRDKESAIDAQDFERAAQLRDTEKQLLGQKAQREKEWKAGDLDVVSEVDDEQIAEVLGNWTGIPVYKLTEEETSRLLRMEDELHKRVIGQEDAVKAVSKAIRRTRAGLKDPKRPSGSFIFAGPSGVGKTELSKALAEFLFGSEDALIQLDMSEFHDRYTVSRLVGAPPGYVGYDEGGQLTEKVRRRPFSVVLFDEIEKAHPDVFNTLLQILEDGRLTDGQGRIVDFKNTVIILTTNLGTRDVAKAVSLGFQASEDSESNYDRMKQKVNDELKQHFRPEFLNRIDDTIVFHQLRQQEILSIVDIMIQRIETQLRNKDMGLELTDNAKKYLALKGFDPVLGARPLRRTIQRDIEDNLSERILFNELTPGQIVVVDCEGDPDNTDTSTLVFRAGKPVPTSQP
- the add gene encoding adenosine deaminase: MPASWAGPSPKIELHVHFEGTVRPETLLVIARRNGERLPAETVEGLRPLYEFTDFAHFVRTWVLTTNCLRTADDFRRIVVAYAVEAAAHGAVYLEGIFSPAERVRRGVCWTDIFEGYADGAAEAYERHGVRVLLTPDVDRELAPADAEECARQAVRYRDRGVVGFGLGGPELAAPAKAFARAVAIARDGGLAFVPHGGEAGGPDSVRELLELAPARIRHGIRAAEDDDLLAELRDRGVVLDVCPTSNLRTRVVESEAAHPLPRLVAAGLRCSVGTDDPAMFGTDLGREHELAARLGLGPEQAYAAGVAGALCDDATRDHLAAVGRRAYG
- a CDS encoding CRTAC1 family protein, translated to MSMILGWGRRHLAGLTALLLIVVLFLIAKPATATDDERRRVAAGYRFTALSIAIPGGLPQQSIRRVNKEYTHIDAWISSVGAGVAMNDIDGDGLANDLCVTDVRIDRVVVTPTPGARQERYEPFVLDPAPLPMGPHMAPMGCAPGDFNEDGRTDLLVYWWGRTPVIFLARPDATGLSAAAFQPVELVPRPAATDGGYTGPRWNTNTVSVADFDGDGHEDVYVGNYFPDGPVLDHTVSGGVAMNRSMSAAYNGGRDHILRWTGATAGTVTFADVPDLFDDDVSRGWSLASTATDLDGDLLPELYVANDFGPDRLLHNRSTPGRVRLALVEGEGSRLTVPKSKILGHDSFKGMGVDVGDLNGDGLYDMYVGNITTSFGIQESNFAFVNQARDTDDLRQRLADGRAPFVDRSAPLNLAWSGWSWDVKIADLTNRGRADIVQTSGFVKGEVNRWAQLQELATANDTLLEHTSSWPRVREGDDIAGGQPLRLHAQMPGGGYADIAGHLGLAVPIPTRGIALGDADGDGRLDMAVARQWDAPVFYRNDSPGTGSQLSLKLNRPPTGDAVTGSPVIGADVTVRTPDGRVLRGRVDGGSGHSGRRSFEVHIGLGDVTGPVQVDLAWRDRTGAPRAQTVTLTPGRHALTLGTQAQEASS
- a CDS encoding DUF1702 family protein, translating into MARILLALRQRILTPDKREALFDVRGFHVKNDAARQALESAGLSFIGGFGDAAGAPSPRAAEELLERRPAPLRGFAYEGAAMAYALMDGLRPGGGRGMARFLAGRGAAHVYMAHVGAGWAMARLPRWRWPAILPPDPLLRWLALDGYGFHQAYFHTGRYVHERHRDPGHIWPAELRHYAPHAVDQGIGRALWFVAGADPAELIRLLGRFPTDRHSDLWSGVGLAASYAGGADLTELRTLREAAGEHRAALGQGSAFAAKARMRAGHVPTHTAVAVGAFCVTSIEQAAAITDAALTDLTDSASLPAFAVWRQRIADHLVLLGRC
- a CDS encoding helix-turn-helix domain-containing protein, with amino-acid sequence MKRELGRPLPLETLARLAPFSPFYFHRVFKQATSMTPARFLAALRMAEARRLLLRSSLTVTAISAQVGYSSVGTFTTQFRRWVSLPPERFRQLARQLAGVSVAALLPVIRGRAIVAGQGPRALMHLDTVDLPGLLLAAVAPHDGGRNEWWTAAPRPLPAALPATVPPGEHRARVVLLRPDRDATSALVDGAPDSFLIGDADLLIPAEPGDARRAARPTLTVPVRQVRVTDPPLLSATPLRWLLGVSQAGWRGRAPVTAERRALRTA
- a CDS encoding enediyne biosynthesis protein — translated: MTKPRDPRVTALRRFAISISVLNILGYTVLGFEQPALWPVYAVLTAYAAELLLEAVGARGEGRAPRYAGGVRNLVEFLFPAHITALAVNMLLYTNDRLLVMLFGVLVAISGKWLLRAPVNGRLRHFMNPSNFGIAIVLLLFPWVSIAPPYHFTENLSGPADWAIVAVILVLGTLLNAKLTRRMWLIAGWLSIFVVQSVVRGLVLDTSIAAALATMTGTAFVLFTNYMITDPGTTPSRPAAQFAFGGGVALVYGVLTGASVTYGLFFATAIVCLVRGVYLWSLHASRREQRLREQDHPVSPATPGTPATAGPVSADNGKRPVPA